CGAGTCTCCTGTACTGGGTACAAATGATTTTGGAGATTCCCTTTCTAAAGAAATTGAATGTGAGAATGATGAGTTTGATATTGAAGAGACCGACTTGGAAAAAGAGGAGACATTGGGGGAATACAGCAAAAGTAAAAATAGAGGTGAAGTGAATATCGGTGAGAAGTTGCACTCAAATGGCTTTGTAAAATCTAACAGTTGTTTTATGAATAATGAACAGAAAGAGCAGTCTTCAAGAGAGGTACTCTTTATCCATCTCTATATCCTTCTAGTTGTTCACCCCTTCCCTTATGTTTCatctaattacaaaaatttatagttcACATTAACTCTGATTAATAAAGATGTCTATTATGGCTTTTAAGACTATGACATAGTGGCACAATTGTTACTAGAGTTACCAGATCTTTTATTATTCTGCTGTATCTTAAATCAAAAGTACTTGAAGAAACAAAGTCTAATTATCAGATGATAGTTTCTTTTCTGAAGTGTTCCTGCTCCACCCTTCCCCCTCTTAAAATTAGAtggaatttttatatttgtaaaaggTAGGAGTGTTTGTTGGCTTTGTTATCTCATTCCATGCTTTTATATTTGCAATTTATAGGGTGACAATAGGCTTAGAGGGAATGAAAATGCATCTTCTCAAAAGAATTCGTCTTTTGAACAAAGCTTGAACtttaaaataaagcaaaaccaTGGAGTTAGGCCAACCAAAGATGTATCAAGCTTGAATGATGAAGATTCTCAAAGTAAGAATGAGCAACcccaaaaaattcattgtatgcCACTGGATATCAGAACTTCAGGCAGTGGTGATAGAAAATCTCCAAAACGCTTGATTCATAGTAGGGGTGCCATACAGGAGTGCTCTGAAGTGAAGGTCAAAACAGAAGATGTGGAGTGTGTGTCCCCTGAAAGCAAGTCAAAGTTAAATCTAGTCAATGGAATTGCAATGACAAAATCAACTCATGGACGCAGTGGCAAGGAAAATGCAGAAAATATTTCAGAAAATGGTTTTGTTGCAACAAGGAAGATGAGCTTAACAAGGACAAACGATGAGAATTCCTTTAAAAGCACAAAAGGGATAACTAAAGGGACAGTTCCTTCAGCAGGTGGAAATGTTGGGGTCGTAAAAAGAAAGGTCTTAACAGAAACAACCAATTTCCAACACTCTGATGCAATGGCGGTTACTGGGAAATGGCGGTGTCCTCAAAAGAGTAAGCCGAACCTAGGACCTCCTTTGAAGCAACTTCGACTAGAGCAATGGGTTCGCAGGGTGTGAAAACTTCATATGAAGAAATCTTGGATACTTAGGGAGACTTCAATCCTCTCTCAGCAAATCCTTGATCAGTCAGCAGGTGAAATTATTTGATACTACACATGGCTGCTTGTCACCTCATTGATTTGCTTGATCCTTACATATGAGCAAAGGATAAATAAGGATATTCGCATGTAGGTTGCTACTTGCTAATCATCTGAATATCACAAATTTGTGTCATGTCATGTGCCTTTAATGGAGGAGATCAATATTATTAATATCTAATATCAAGCAAGGGTTGTTTCAGTGTACATTTCTATAGAATTTGTTCTACATACTTCGAACTTTGGAGGGCATCATTGTTGCCAGGAAATTTGTGTACTGAAATTctttttgttacaaaataaacaataaaaaccagaaagaaaaagaccgaaagatagaaaaattggaattttttttctaattaatcttaaatatcaaacaattttgttagttgtcacatttcaaaaaaatctaggaaactagcatctcgagtgtctaaaactcgagttttaagataaaacttgagtttttaagtctcgatttgtaagtggtTGCATTTGACGTGGAAGAAATTccacatggaacttgagtttttaaGACTTGAGTTCCACCATTTAATTTCCCTTCTGTTTGTTCTTTTTCGTCCACCCAACGTTCTTCTCCAGCAAGCgtctcttcatttttcttcgGTGTTGTAGATCGTCCACCCAGTGTCTGTTCTTCTTCAACCAGATTGTATTCCTCTGTTTTTCGGAGCTCCAGATCGTTTCAGATCATTTTCCCTCTTCCTCTATTCTTCTTCAAATCTGTTCTTCTTCAAGTCTTCAGAGCTGTTCTTCCTCGACAAAAATTGAGTCTCAAAGACTTGGTTTTGCTTTTTAGAACttgagtctataagactcgagatctatgtggcgtCATACTTCCAACTCAGCAAGTGGGAattgagtttttaagtctcaAGTTTTAGATTGAAATCGAGTCtataaaactcgagatgctagtttgtaaaatttttccaaacacctgttaacttattatattttttccccCTACTATACTAGCTTGCAAATTACCTCGAAAAATTGAGATGCAAGGTATCAATCCTCATTCATTTAACTAATAATGTAAATGTTTATACATTGGATAAAATGCATTAATAAGACAATTAGAACTCTTATGTTGATGCACTAATaagatccccccccccccctcctcttcTTTTGCCAACTAGTACATAGATTTTGATACTGTGCCAAATAGACACTTCTGTTCTGTTAGTAGTTCCGTCAATACTCAATAGACACAAGGGGggcaaaaatctttttttagttttaaccGCTCATCTAACCCCTGGAGGTTGAGGGCGATGAAGTCCTTATATCCATAGTCGTCCCCCTCCATCAATTTGCTCCCTTTGGAGGAGTCCTTATATCTCTCTTCAACGTCTGAGCAGAGATTGTACAAGGCGgccatggatttttatttttatttttttccttttatttttacgGCAATTTAGGTCTTTTGAGTGCAAGGAGAAGAGGTTTGGGGGTTTTGCCggttgtttatttgtttgttagttttttttttttttttaaaataattttttaaatttatttggtttttgaaaattatttggTTATAATTTATATAGCCTCTAAAatatgtaggttttttttttttttttttacttgattttctaaaagtTGAGTTTCAATGTGGAACTCTATTTTACCAAagtcgagttccatgcaatcaCTAAATTGCATAGATCTCAACTTTAGTGAAATTGAGTTATAATttgaacttgattttgagaaatttgAGTATCAAAAAGAGGCTACATAATTAagtaatcaaaaaaaaaaaaaaatgcaaatatccaATTAATGAAATCATCCACAAAAAAGACTGAAGttgaaaggaaacaaaaaaaaagaagaaggaaatgtgaggttctaatttttaatcattaaactcgaaattaaattataattgtaTAATGAAGACTcaaaaaatttacttgtattaGTGAATTTTGGCTACCAAATTTTACCAGTAggtaacaaaaaattatttaccaaatatgtaattattaaaaataaactaaaacaagaaaaaagaaaaaaattaaaagaaaaaaacaacataaagaaataacctcagaagtaaaaaactaaaaattatttatcaaaaatcTAATTATGATTTCAAATGTGTTTCCACACCATGATGATTCCTCTCTTCTTTGACTCTTACCTCATTTTCTTCCTTCCGTCACCTcctttgtctctcttcctctcctttTTCACCTATTAGATTGCTTCTTCCCTATGTCTTTGTCACTCACCACCTTAAGATTGTGCTTTGGTTCTTTGATGTTCCTAAGAGCACCATGATAAATATGCAATGGAAGAATAAGATTTAGCCTTATGGTAAGAGTTTGATCAATGAGAGTTTGCTTCTCTTGCCccaatttgcaaaatttcttcCCAAGTTAATCAAAATTTACAATCTGATTAACccaaaattgttgttgttgtggcaACAAAGCTAGCTAGTTATTTCCCAGAAATAGACCAAGTTTGGATGAATCAAACTAAGATTTTGGTTTAGTTTGCCTTAATTTATATAGATTtggtaatatttaatttaatttatatcatGCGGGTGTTTGGTATCTAAGAAGGTGTATAAAAGTAATGGAAAGTTggaactttgaaatttttattgttgtgaAGTGGAGGAGAGTGGATCAAACAATTGAGATTTAAGTTTGGGTAGGTgggagaaattaaaaaaaaattatttaaatagattttttttattaaaaatgtattattttattttattttatttttagtttaattaaatagaaaaaaaaatctttaaatgcCACAAACTTTAAACGACGTCGTTTTCAGGGTGTAAACGGTAAACTAAAACATCTCCAACAATGGATAGAAGTAACAGAGTGGCAGCGTTATCAAAGATGATCTCTCCCCCACACTGCTCTCACAATATTCTCCACACGCTAAAAACTCTGAGTCTCAACAAAATTCTCGTTGAAATTATCCAATCCAGAAAAAATGGTTGTAGTTTTCAGGGTCTTAGCGAGGTCTGTAACCCataattgtttgaaaaaatCGAAACCCAATCAACAATCGCTAAGCTTGACAACAAGTTTCACTTCCAATCCCCACACATGGCGGTTTCAGAGTCTCAGAACTCTCATTTTGGAGTCCACAACTTCCGAATCGGTCAAACTGAACAGACTCTCCGACCCAGATTCTGGTAACTTACTCATAAAACTTTAAAACTCGACAAGCTTACGTTTTGGCTTTTGAAACTACAAACCCACTTGAGTTTGTGTGTGTATCTGTGTTTTTAAGAATACCCATTTGAGATTTTTGTATGTATTAGGAATTGTGGAGCTCAAGTTGGAGAGACCAGGAGCTAAGAATGCTATTGGGAGGGACATGCTAAGAGGGTTACAGCAGACCTTTGATGCAATTGAAAAGGACCACTCTGCTAATGTTGTCATGATTTGCAGTTCAGTTCCAAAGGTGTTCTGTGCAGGGGCTGATTTGAAGGTAATATTATTGAAGTTATCAACTTGGGTTTTTTGGGAATGGAACTTAATGTAATGTAATTGGACTACTGTTGCAGGGAAagtctttttgtttgtttgtttggaattttAAGAGGAAGAAGGATAAAGGGTCATTTAAGGATGTGACAAATtgtattttattgtaattgtaaTTATAATTATCATATGGGTTCAATCGCGTATGGGTACAGGAGTTGTGTTTATCTACAATGaaagaataattattatataggCAATGTGTTCCAAAGCAGTATACTGGTGGATCGGTATCTTTGCTATTGTGAATTGCTTTGAAAATTGGTTGGAAAGTGAAAAATCTCCAATCATAAGTTTAGATAAggttattactattattattattataaagatttaggtaactaaaaataaagtacTACATGTTTAGCTGACAAAACCATGATCTGTACACATTTTCATGTTGAATGGGGTTTTTAATAATAACTCAGTTTACTAGGTCCAGTCAGATAAAGGCTTATAGTTATAGATGTTTTGCTGCTTTTCATGAGAAAATAGTGACCCGTAGAAGGACCATGGTATGAAATACAATCTAAAAAACAAGGGTGTTGTTGGGGGAGGAGGGAGATAGTTCTGGATGGGAAGAGTTTATGAGGACTGAGACGTTTTGTCAACTGCTAGCAAGGTCTTTAAAAAATGTACATTTCTTAGATGGTTGCTTTTTTAGTCTTTTCAGGATTTTTAGCCCTTTTTTCTTCCTAAGGCTATGCTTGAAACCTGTGCAGTGGCAGGGAGATTAACTAGCAAAGAACATTAATATGGTACCTTTGAAAAACCATATAGATGTTCTTTCCTCATAAATTCTGAGGTTCCCTTTAACTCCTATGCTGTACATTATTTGAGGCATTTTTATATCTTAAATCCTGTTAAATCTGTTGACTGAAATTTATGATACAAAGTGGTTTTAATGCTATTTTCAGCTAGTAAGCTGTTGAAGTTTCTGTTGTAAATGATTAACGTGTTAGTGCAAATCATGAATACCACGAGAACCATCACTATATCTTATTATGTAACTAACCTGTTTCGGTTTTATGTCTTGGCATCAAGTGTTTGATCTCATGCTTCTAATTATGcttgtgttattattattaatttttccattGCTAAGACCGTATTCACACACTGGTATCATACACGTGCTTGACAGTCCTGCTGTTAATTGGGTTGGCAGGAGCGCAGGACAATGGATCCCTCAGAGGttcatttttttgtcaaatCGCTTCGCTTGACGTTCTCATTTTTAGAGGTTAGTCCTTATCCTAGTTCCGTTGCTATCAAATTTGGCACTGTAACAAATGGCACATGAAATGTCTCTAACACTTGACTCCAATCACTTCCAATGATCGGGATTTCGTTTAAGGCTGGGTCATGTTTGAGCCTCAGATTCCCTTCAATTAAGCTTCAAGACTGGATTTGTGCTCTAATCCGCTTACCAGAGAGTTCCAACTGCCGAAATTCTGGTTATATTCCTTTTGGAATTCTGAAGTATCTTATCTAGTCATTCTTGTGCCATAAGTTTACAATGTTAACTGACATTTATAAACCCATGTTTTTGCATGAATATTCTGTCTACATTTTGGACTTAAACAGTTGactaaattacaatttacaacagTAGTTTGGGGTAATTTTGGTTTTTCtccttaaagtttcaaaatttggatacATTCCCCCTAAcattacatattttttggatgtAAGTCTTCCATTCATCTGCTGTGATGAGGTGTTCATTAGGTGCCAATTTAACTCAAAATAACGTAGTTTTATagatccaaattttgaaatttctagtggtaaaatcaaaattactcCAAATGTTAAGGGTGTAAATTGCAATTTAGTCAAAATAATATCTGACATGACTTTAATAATGTTCTAAACGACATTGTTTTGAGCTTAGTTGGCACTTAATAGACACCCCATCACTGCTCATTAATGGAAGAACTTGAATCCAAACGATACTTAAAGTTAAGGGGATGgatccaaaatttcaaactttaggaaggaaaaatcaaaattaccccAAATTTTAAGGGTGCAAATTACAATTTAGTCTAAACGGTGTTTTCCAAATTGATTTTATCATGCTGTAGTTTTCACTCTTGCTCTCACTGTATGTTATGTTACTTGCACTCATATTCCGACTTGCATACTTTATGCCATTTCTCCATATATATGTTAGCTCCTTGTAAGATGTGATATGATGTCTTTCATAAccacttctttcttttccatgaATACTCAAACGAGTTTCTTTACCTTGAACACTGACATTTTTTACTTGAATACGTTTTATCCAGGCACTTCATGTGCCTTCTATCGCTGTTATTGAAGGAGCAGCATTGGGTGGTGGACTAGAAATGGCTCTATCATGTGATCTTCGGATATGTGGTAGTTCTAGATTTATAAACATTTGAATTAATTCTAATATGTCCACTGAGATTCTTGCTGCTTGCATGTCCTGATCATTTCCCATCTTGGATGGCTCAGGAGAAGATGCAGTTTTAGGCTTGCCAGAAACGGGACTTGCTATAATCCCTGGGTGTGTAGAATGTTTAATAAATCTCATTTGTATCTAATCAGATTGATAATTAAATTTAGGGAATGACATCATTAATTTAGTTTGACTATTTTGGAGAGGCTACTTTCTgtattaatattatttagtgACATCTCATCCCTTCACAAATCCTGGCTTTCCACAGGGCTGGTGGAACGCAACGACTTCCTAGATTGGTTGGAAAAGCAGTAGCAAAGGAGCTTATATACACTGGTCGTAAGATTTGTGGCAGAGATGCAATGTCCATGGGTATGTATGATCGGGTGCTGCTTTGTTTTTGTCCCATATTTAGTTACAGAAGTGTGTGCTATGCTGCAGGTCTTGTTAATTACTGTGTTCCTGCTGGTGAAGCTCATATAAAGGCACTTGAAATTGCTCGGGATATAAATCAGAAGGTAAAAGTTTCTCTATCCTAATCTAATATGTAATAATAGTTGTCTCCTGTATAACAACAATGCAGTTGTGTgaaattacttatcaaaaaaaaaaaaaaaaacaacaatgcaGTTGTGTGAAATTAGTTTTAAGCAACCATATCATGAATTCGCTGACAggacttttttgttgttgtgatttAATTAAATGTCCATGTGTTGATCATTATGATTATTGAAGAAATGAATCATTGATACAATGCTTAGGATTTGTGGTTAACGAGAATCTAGCTAATTTAGAGCATGTACTGAACTACTTACCATTATTGTTAATTGTCCAAGAAGCAACATTTGTAATTCTTGTTCATGCTTGGCACTTGGCACATAATACTATTTTGATAATCCATTTCTATGGTAGCTACAACTTTTTAAGTATTTATAAATTTAGGCATGGATGAAAATTCCATGAATTCCAATCTTTAGCTAATCTCAAATGTAtattggccaaaaaaaaagaagctaatcTTAAATGTAAGGTTACAAATATGTTTTTCATGATAGGCACTGCACTAATCGAGCTGCATCAATGTTCCTCTATTTTTTCACCCTTCTACCTGGAAAAATATTCAATACTCCAAGATTAATGCTCCCCCTCCTATCACATAAATGGTAGGTCCCACTATGAATTTGATTAGTAGAACTTATTATTATGTGAGAGAAGGGAGCATTAATCCCGGAgtattgaataaatttttttttttcaaaaagcaagAGCTTCTATATTGTATGCTTTAGGACTAATAAAACTCCTTTATGATTTGTACTGATGATAGAAAATGTATAACATGTTCGAAATTAGTACTTGAGCCCAAAAACTACGCAAACTTTTGTTGGACCAAGACAGAATTGTGCATGATTCTTTCACAATCAAATTGACACGTAATATTCTCAACAGGGTCCAATAGCAATAAGAATGGCAAAAAGAGCCATTAACGAGGGACTTGAGATTGATATGGCATCAGCCTTAACATTGGAAGAAGAGTGCTACGAGCAGCTACTGAACACAAAAGATCGCCTGGAAGGCTTGGCAGCATTTGCTGAGAAGCGGAAGCCAAGGTATAATGgtgaataaaaagaaatgaattcTGGTAATGACCTACATCTGAACAAGTTAGTGTCTTTGGTTTAATTTTCTCATCAAGTTATTTTTTTGGCCCTATGAGAGAAACCCTTAAGTTAGAGACTTAGATTTCTGTAAAATAAAAGCCAGCATTCACCTTGTATGTCCCACTCATTTGAAGATAATTGGAAATTTTCAGtggccaagagccttgtagctcaatggCATTGTTTGGTTATCTCCATAGAGAGAACTTTGGTTGAAAAACCACCACCCCACCCCTTGTTTTCagtgaaaaaaataaggaaaatttcAAGTGGGACATTGGTTCAGAAGCTGTGTACATTTGAGATGGCCTACTTTTTATCAACAGTGACACAATAAAATTAGCCCCTCAGGTTTGGACCTGAATGTAAATTTACCATGCATAATCCAACTTGTTAAAGTCACTCTTTCTTTTGCCGTAACtgccaatttttattttttggaagcACGAATTCTCCAGTTTTGCCCATGTATCCATATTTAATACGTATTCATACTGGATACCTTTGATATACTTCTGCATGTGTGTcccaactttatttttttggggaaaaaaatgttGGTATGTCTGGGATGTGGTTGGGATGTGGCCTTGATACGTTCGTAACCTACTCGTCAATGGCGAGAAATAGCCTAAACTCCCTTTTTTAGATATTGGTTTCAATGTTAAACACTTTGAGCATTCCCATTAAGGatgctaaaaatgctaaaagctaaattttacCACCAACACACAACAATACCCAATACATCAAAGATTTCAAATGCCTAAATTTTACCACCAACACATTTATGCTACAGTGAGCTGTTATTGATATCAGCTCACTGTAGCATAAATgttaatctaaatatatatatatatatattattttttttttttattcccaacggtcactttttctcttctttcttctctcccctctctcactttcctcttctctctttcccgtAGCTTCTGCTTCTTTCTATTTTACGGTTTGAGCTCCTCCCCTCCAAGGTTCGTCGGTCTAGAACTTCAAAGCCCAAACGCCATTGGACACGAA
The sequence above is drawn from the Quercus lobata isolate SW786 chromosome 12, ValleyOak3.0 Primary Assembly, whole genome shotgun sequence genome and encodes:
- the LOC115970733 gene encoding uncharacterized protein LOC115970733 isoform X1, whose protein sequence is MDNSDPEVQVVSNSQVLGSSCSLSLPSEPPDIRNWFSSYEYESPVLDLNHNFVDSVSKESEFVKNELVINESGGGKEVNPGGTGKRDQESVKCSSFFGNDKHESQSFSKLADSLHSTSLLSEPPDIRNWFSSYVYNSPVLGTNDFGDSLSKEIECENDEFDIEETDLEKEETLGEYSKSKNRGEVIISEKMHSNGFVKSNSCFMNNEKKERSSREFLLQVADSLHSTSLLSEPPDIRNWFSSYVYESPVLGTNDFGDSLSKEIECENDEFDIEETDLEKEETLGEYSKSKNRGEVNIGEKLHSNGFVKSNSCFMNNEQKEQSSREGDNRLRGNENASSQKNSSFEQSLNFKIKQNHGVRPTKDVSSLNDEDSQSKNEQPQKIHCMPLDIRTSGSGDRKSPKRLIHSRGAIQECSEVKVKTEDVECVSPESKSKLNLVNGIAMTKSTHGRSGKENAENISENGFVATRKMSLTRTNDENSFKSTKGITKGTVPSAGGNVGVVKRKVLTETTNFQHSDAMAVTGKWRCPQKSKPNLGPPLKQLRLEQWVRRV
- the LOC115970733 gene encoding uncharacterized protein LOC115970733 isoform X2; the encoded protein is MDNSDPEVQVVSNSQVLGSSCSLSLPSEPPDIRNWFSSYEYESPVLDLNHNFVDSVSKESEFVKNELVINESGGGKEVNPGGTGKRDQESVKCSSFFGNDKHESQSFSKLADSLHSTSLLSEPPDIRNWFSSYVYNSPVLGTNDFGDSLSKEIECENDEFDIEETDLEKEETLGEYSKSKNRGEVIISEKMHSNGFVKSNSCFMNNEKKERSSREVADSLHSTSLLSEPPDIRNWFSSYVYESPVLGTNDFGDSLSKEIECENDEFDIEETDLEKEETLGEYSKSKNRGEVNIGEKLHSNGFVKSNSCFMNNEQKEQSSREGDNRLRGNENASSQKNSSFEQSLNFKIKQNHGVRPTKDVSSLNDEDSQSKNEQPQKIHCMPLDIRTSGSGDRKSPKRLIHSRGAIQECSEVKVKTEDVECVSPESKSKLNLVNGIAMTKSTHGRSGKENAENISENGFVATRKMSLTRTNDENSFKSTKGITKGTVPSAGGNVGVVKRKVLTETTNFQHSDAMAVTGKWRCPQKSKPNLGPPLKQLRLEQWVRRV
- the LOC115970733 gene encoding uncharacterized protein LOC115970733 isoform X3, whose translation is MDNSDPEVQVVSNSQVLGSSCSLSLPSEPPDIRNWFSSYEYESPVLDLNHNFVDSVSKESEFVKNELVINESGGGKEVNPGGTGKRDQESVKCSSFFGNDKHESQSFSKVADSLHSTSLLSEPPDIRNWFSSYVYESPVLGTNDFGDSLSKEIECENDEFDIEETDLEKEETLGEYSKSKNRGEVNIGEKLHSNGFVKSNSCFMNNEQKEQSSREGDNRLRGNENASSQKNSSFEQSLNFKIKQNHGVRPTKDVSSLNDEDSQSKNEQPQKIHCMPLDIRTSGSGDRKSPKRLIHSRGAIQECSEVKVKTEDVECVSPESKSKLNLVNGIAMTKSTHGRSGKENAENISENGFVATRKMSLTRTNDENSFKSTKGITKGTVPSAGGNVGVVKRKVLTETTNFQHSDAMAVTGKWRCPQKSKPNLGPPLKQLRLEQWVRRV
- the LOC115972365 gene encoding probable enoyl-CoA hydratase 2, mitochondrial encodes the protein MVVVFRVLARSVTHNCLKKSKPNQQSLSLTTSFTSNPHTWRFQSLRTLILESTTSESVKLNRLSDPDSGIVELKLERPGAKNAIGRDMLRGLQQTFDAIEKDHSANVVMICSSVPKVFCAGADLKERRTMDPSEVHFFVKSLRLTFSFLEALHVPSIAVIEGAALGGGLEMALSCDLRICGEDAVLGLPETGLAIIPGAGGTQRLPRLVGKAVAKELIYTGRKICGRDAMSMGLVNYCVPAGEAHIKALEIARDINQKGPIAIRMAKRAINEGLEIDMASALTLEEECYEQLLNTKDRLEGLAAFAEKRKPRYNGE